One stretch of Nocardia mangyaensis DNA includes these proteins:
- a CDS encoding Uma2 family endonuclease: MTAAHPDETHRITAEEFLAAEPDSLSSTFGDFEVIDGLVVRAMAQSEAHSRVVRRLAAALEDARDPAGPCLRIGSDVAVRFADAEEGSADRRLNVRYPDIFVRDCEPYDVNTVRDHITLVAEVASRETVDSDTGVKYQLYARAGIAVYLIVHFDKSWELIDRIEEYRLDWSGMRYMPHRVHRTALVLDTPVTLAVTLDSLHRP; the protein is encoded by the coding sequence ATGACCGCGGCGCATCCGGACGAGACGCATCGCATCACTGCCGAGGAATTCCTGGCGGCCGAGCCCGACTCGCTCAGTAGCACCTTCGGCGATTTCGAGGTCATTGACGGGCTCGTCGTGCGCGCGATGGCACAGAGTGAGGCACACAGTCGGGTGGTGCGTCGGCTGGCCGCTGCGCTCGAAGACGCACGCGACCCTGCCGGGCCTTGCTTGCGGATCGGGTCGGACGTGGCGGTGCGATTCGCGGATGCCGAGGAGGGATCTGCCGACCGCCGACTCAATGTCAGGTACCCCGACATCTTCGTGCGCGACTGTGAACCGTACGACGTCAACACCGTTCGTGACCACATCACGCTGGTCGCCGAAGTCGCCTCACGGGAGACGGTCGACAGCGACACCGGGGTGAAATACCAGCTCTACGCTCGCGCGGGCATCGCGGTCTACCTGATCGTGCACTTCGACAAGAGCTGGGAACTCATCGACCGAATCGAGGAGTACCGGCTCGACTGGTCCGGGATGCGGTACATGCCGCACCGAGTGCATCGCACGGCGCTGGTTCTGGACACTCCGGTCACGTTGGCCGTCACCCTCGACTCACTGCATCGTCCATAA
- a CDS encoding phthiocerol/phthiodiolone dimycocerosyl transferase family protein encodes MGEEVVRPLSAAQRWFWLIDQLSPANCVVRLRVRGPIGAYRLEEAANAVVAEFPLLRAVVTDGPSFVTSADPHLPVLHRIVTDPDEWHTVFDDQLATPIDLSTASGRLIDLAWRPGTCEEHHDLILVLSHVLLDGRSMTALGWRILACAFGEEPPATSRPPIPAPDDLIPAAHTGLLRCLRANLAGQLTAVIRRATKLPGVLPPLAIRRTRTVIRTIEGAQLAALRARCQQEGVTVNAALAAALAGALGDLARPRRSGVAGIGIPVDLRSRLHPAPDDDEPGMFTAVVPTFVPYGPEKSLWDAARTAKGQLSQRLTRGADLSALAAIRYGCPRTLESGRRTIELIDRRAPWNVTMSNLGRLTQPETPEPLHISALTVAGTNPCASALTVAVATLDATLSITFCYVDTVLEHATIETLADHTVAPLARGISHPVTTRH; translated from the coding sequence ATGGGCGAAGAGGTCGTGCGACCGCTGTCGGCGGCGCAGCGGTGGTTCTGGCTCATCGACCAGCTCTCGCCCGCCAACTGTGTGGTTCGGTTGCGGGTGCGCGGGCCGATCGGGGCGTATCGGTTGGAGGAGGCCGCGAATGCGGTGGTCGCGGAGTTTCCGCTGCTGCGCGCGGTGGTGACCGACGGTCCGAGCTTCGTGACCTCGGCCGACCCACACCTCCCGGTCCTACACCGCATCGTCACCGACCCCGACGAGTGGCACACCGTCTTCGACGACCAGCTCGCCACCCCGATCGACCTGTCGACAGCGTCGGGCCGGCTCATCGATCTCGCTTGGCGCCCAGGCACTTGCGAGGAACACCACGATCTGATCCTGGTGCTGTCCCACGTGCTGCTCGACGGCCGCTCGATGACGGCGCTCGGCTGGCGAATTCTCGCCTGTGCCTTCGGCGAAGAGCCTCCGGCGACCTCGCGCCCACCGATCCCCGCTCCCGACGATCTGATCCCGGCCGCGCACACCGGGCTGTTGCGCTGCCTGCGCGCCAACCTGGCCGGGCAGCTCACCGCCGTCATCCGACGCGCCACCAAACTCCCCGGCGTCCTGCCACCGCTTGCGATTCGCCGCACCCGCACAGTGATTCGCACCATCGAGGGCGCGCAGCTCGCCGCCCTGCGCGCCCGCTGCCAGCAGGAAGGCGTCACCGTCAACGCCGCCCTCGCCGCCGCACTGGCGGGTGCCCTCGGCGACCTCGCCCGCCCGCGGCGCTCCGGTGTCGCCGGTATCGGCATACCGGTGGACCTACGCTCGCGACTGCACCCCGCTCCGGACGACGACGAACCCGGCATGTTCACCGCCGTTGTCCCCACTTTCGTCCCCTACGGACCCGAAAAGTCACTCTGGGATGCTGCCCGAACCGCGAAAGGGCAACTCTCCCAGCGCTTGACCCGCGGCGCCGATCTCTCCGCTCTGGCCGCGATCCGCTACGGCTGCCCCCGCACCCTCGAATCCGGCAGGCGCACCATCGAACTCATCGACCGCCGCGCCCCCTGGAATGTCACCATGAGCAACCTCGGCCGCCTCACTCAGCCCGAAACCCCAGAGCCCCTCCATATCTCGGCCCTCACAGTCGCAGGGACCAACCCCTGCGCCAGCGCCCTGACAGTCGCCGTGGCCACCCTCGACGCCACCCTGTCGATCACCTTCTGCTACGTCGACACCGTGCTCGAGCACGCCACCATCGAAACCCTGGCCGACCACACCGTCGCACCCCTGGCGCGCGGAATCTCGCATCCCGTGACCACGCGGCACTGA
- a CDS encoding 3-oxoacyl-ACP synthase III family protein — MRSTIEAVGAYLPSREVTTADLLGQLAVDTPLDLEKVSGVRARRVRGVDEDSFTLALAAARSALANSRYTAADLDVIISCSITRTRGADFCLEPSFALMLRTTLGATRAIHFDVSNACAGMMTGVLLLDRMIRAGAVRRGLVVSGECITPISDTAVREISQKYDPQFASLTVGDAGAAVVLDGTDGPGLDYVELNTSAAFAKLCLGMPSDQGPGVALYTDNRAMHNESRYLLWTSRQQEFLTGRGSRFADEGYDYLIHHQFSGPAVELIDKIAEREFDAPMPPKLAVLDRYGNTASTSHFVVLHDALSRGLLAPGSRVLLVPAASGVVAGFLSVTIGDLRV; from the coding sequence ATGAGATCGACTATCGAAGCCGTCGGGGCCTACCTGCCCAGCCGCGAGGTGACCACGGCCGACCTGCTGGGTCAGCTGGCGGTGGACACACCGCTGGATCTGGAGAAGGTCAGCGGGGTGCGGGCGCGGCGAGTACGCGGCGTCGACGAGGACTCGTTCACCCTCGCGCTGGCCGCCGCCAGGAGCGCGCTGGCCAACTCCCGCTACACCGCCGCCGACCTGGATGTGATCATCTCCTGCTCGATCACCCGCACCCGCGGCGCGGATTTCTGTCTGGAGCCCTCGTTCGCGCTGATGCTGCGCACCACGCTCGGCGCCACCCGAGCCATCCACTTCGACGTCTCCAATGCCTGCGCGGGCATGATGACCGGAGTCCTGCTGCTGGATCGGATGATCCGTGCCGGCGCGGTGCGCCGCGGCCTGGTGGTCTCGGGCGAGTGCATCACGCCGATCTCCGACACCGCGGTGCGCGAGATCTCGCAGAAGTACGACCCGCAGTTCGCCTCGCTGACCGTCGGTGACGCGGGCGCCGCGGTCGTGCTCGACGGCACCGACGGGCCCGGCCTCGACTATGTGGAACTCAACACCAGCGCGGCCTTCGCGAAGCTGTGCCTCGGCATGCCGAGCGACCAGGGACCGGGCGTGGCGCTCTACACCGACAACCGGGCCATGCACAACGAGTCGCGCTATCTGCTGTGGACCTCGCGCCAGCAGGAATTCCTCACCGGCCGCGGTTCCCGCTTCGCCGACGAGGGCTACGACTACCTCATCCACCACCAATTCAGTGGCCCCGCGGTGGAATTGATCGACAAGATCGCCGAGCGGGAATTCGACGCTCCGATGCCGCCCAAGCTGGCGGTGTTGGACAGGTACGGCAACACCGCCTCCACCTCGCACTTCGTGGTGCTGCACGACGCGCTCTCGCGCGGACTGCTCGCGCCGGGGTCGCGCGTACTGCTGGTTCCGGCGGCCTCCGGGGTGGTCGCCGGGTTCTTGTCGGTGACAATCGGCGATCTTCGGGTATAG
- a CDS encoding type II toxin-antitoxin system VapC family toxin, giving the protein MSDSAVPLYILLDTSVLIDYAEIHASLPDDADAAISAVSLAELAAGIHATKDPVRQAQRQLQFQWVVRSFDPLAFDAETAHVYGSLALLVEQVGRKPRGRVANLQIAATAVQHALPLYTRNPDDFKGLGPLLDVVSV; this is encoded by the coding sequence GTGAGTGATTCCGCCGTGCCGCTGTACATCCTCCTGGACACGTCGGTTCTGATCGACTACGCCGAGATACACGCGAGTCTGCCTGACGACGCCGATGCCGCGATCAGCGCCGTGAGCCTCGCCGAACTCGCCGCCGGGATCCACGCAACGAAGGACCCGGTACGGCAGGCGCAGCGTCAACTTCAGTTCCAGTGGGTGGTTCGATCGTTCGATCCGCTCGCTTTCGATGCCGAGACAGCGCACGTGTATGGCTCGCTGGCCCTGCTGGTCGAACAGGTCGGTCGAAAGCCGCGCGGTCGCGTGGCCAACCTGCAGATCGCGGCGACCGCCGTCCAACACGCGCTGCCGCTCTACACCCGCAATCCGGACGACTTCAAGGGGCTGGGTCCGCTACTCGACGTCGTGTCCGTGTAA
- a CDS encoding glycosyltransferase: protein MTNALWVVIPAFDEEHGIGATLAALAAQRDTDFAVVVVDNNSSDRTVEVVRTFAAEHPVPPIAVITEQQKGTGAAADTGMRHAITQGATWVARTDADCLPAPEWTQRIKAGFDSGLRLVSGQLIPRTDEGVSWLDRTIIRVALEVASIFGKVRSGNRGPKYLGPYVMTPGCNMAITAELYLAAGGFPRTAIEDLHEDRALVNAVRTITTDYGLRRDVRVYGSNRRVRAWGIRKTLAWYADHRYRPEVVDIR from the coding sequence ATGACCAATGCACTGTGGGTGGTGATTCCCGCCTTCGACGAGGAGCACGGCATCGGTGCGACACTGGCTGCCCTTGCCGCACAACGGGATACCGACTTCGCCGTCGTCGTGGTCGACAACAACTCGTCGGACCGCACCGTCGAGGTCGTCCGTACCTTCGCTGCCGAGCATCCGGTGCCGCCGATCGCGGTGATCACCGAGCAGCAGAAGGGCACCGGGGCCGCCGCCGACACCGGTATGCGACACGCCATCACCCAGGGCGCCACGTGGGTGGCGCGCACCGACGCGGACTGCCTGCCCGCGCCGGAATGGACGCAGCGGATCAAGGCGGGCTTCGACTCGGGGCTGCGGCTGGTGAGCGGGCAGTTGATTCCGCGGACCGACGAAGGGGTTTCGTGGCTCGACCGCACCATCATCCGGGTCGCATTGGAGGTGGCGTCGATCTTCGGGAAGGTGCGCTCGGGCAATCGGGGCCCGAAGTATCTGGGACCCTATGTGATGACGCCGGGCTGCAATATGGCGATCACGGCCGAGCTCTATCTCGCCGCAGGGGGTTTCCCGCGCACGGCCATCGAGGATCTGCACGAGGACCGTGCGCTGGTCAACGCGGTGCGCACGATCACCACCGACTACGGGTTGCGCAGGGATGTGCGCGTATACGGGTCGAATCGCCGGGTCCGCGCCTGGGGCATTCGTAAGACACTGGCCTGGTATGCCGATCACCGGTACCGACCCGAGGTGGTCGATATCCGGTGA
- a CDS encoding class I adenylate-forming enzyme family protein: MSPDFLDRLAAQADRIPDASALGTVGKRALTYRELVDTIGRVAHNLAQAGLRPGDRMLFSIRPSVSSVTLIFGAIAAGATIVFVDPGVGPELFAKRIGLVEPAWAATESLLYTVSGPLAAFGRRRGLALPRFGALDVRHIHSGVWMPGTPFGSTPLRRITGDASRTDLAPADPDAAALIVFTSGTTDEPKAVVHTRASLSAGLTAMGGRTSLAPGAFLHTEQLMMGLPALMTGARWAMPRYPRFGTHIDPVRFTRNLRSATHAFYTPADLALALDALESGAITPPPHLRQVALGGAPVTTALLRRARQSLPDTEFLAIYGMTEILPVAVATDTAKLAHDGDLLGAPVRGVVARVADDGELVLAGPNLCRGYLGAEPLTEVATGDLARWDDGQLVLTGRKKDMMIRGKTNIYPGLYEPVITAIDGVREAIMVGIPDEIGDEAIVLAVVAAPDAGDIAARLRTSLPHLIDTTALPDEIVVLDHIPVTGRTNKPDRNALRELLAQRRRAS, encoded by the coding sequence ATGAGCCCCGATTTCCTGGATCGCCTCGCCGCACAGGCCGACCGTATCCCGGATGCCTCGGCCCTCGGCACGGTCGGCAAGCGCGCGCTCACCTATCGCGAACTGGTCGACACGATCGGCCGGGTCGCGCACAACCTCGCCCAGGCCGGATTACGGCCGGGCGATCGGATGCTGTTCTCCATCCGGCCGAGTGTGTCCTCGGTGACCTTGATCTTCGGGGCGATCGCGGCGGGCGCGACGATCGTCTTCGTCGATCCCGGAGTCGGCCCCGAGTTGTTCGCCAAGCGGATCGGATTGGTCGAACCGGCTTGGGCGGCAACAGAATCCTTGCTCTACACCGTGAGCGGGCCCCTGGCAGCCTTCGGTCGCAGGCGCGGGTTGGCGCTGCCCCGGTTCGGCGCGCTCGATGTGCGCCACATCCACAGTGGCGTGTGGATGCCGGGCACACCGTTCGGTTCGACTCCGTTGCGCCGGATCACCGGCGACGCCTCCAGGACCGACCTGGCACCGGCCGATCCGGATGCCGCGGCGCTGATCGTGTTCACCTCCGGGACCACCGACGAGCCGAAAGCCGTTGTACACACGCGTGCTTCGCTGAGCGCCGGCCTCACCGCGATGGGCGGCCGGACCAGCCTGGCCCCCGGCGCCTTCCTGCACACCGAGCAACTCATGATGGGCTTACCAGCGCTGATGACCGGCGCGCGCTGGGCGATGCCGCGCTATCCGCGCTTCGGCACCCACATCGACCCCGTGCGATTCACCCGCAATCTGCGCAGTGCCACCCACGCCTTCTACACACCCGCCGATCTGGCCCTCGCCCTCGACGCGCTCGAATCCGGCGCGATCACGCCCCCGCCACATCTGCGCCAGGTCGCGCTGGGTGGCGCGCCGGTCACCACCGCCCTCCTGCGCCGAGCCCGTCAATCGTTGCCCGACACCGAGTTCCTCGCCATCTACGGAATGACCGAGATCCTGCCGGTGGCCGTCGCGACCGACACCGCCAAGCTCGCCCACGACGGTGACCTGCTCGGCGCACCCGTGCGCGGGGTCGTGGCCCGCGTCGCCGACGACGGCGAACTCGTCCTGGCCGGCCCGAACCTGTGCCGCGGCTACCTCGGCGCCGAACCCCTCACCGAGGTCGCCACCGGCGACCTGGCCCGCTGGGACGACGGCCAGTTGGTCCTCACCGGCCGCAAGAAGGACATGATGATCCGCGGCAAGACCAACATCTACCCCGGCCTCTACGAACCGGTGATCACCGCCATCGACGGCGTCCGCGAGGCGATCATGGTCGGCATCCCCGACGAGATCGGCGACGAAGCCATCGTCCTCGCCGTAGTAGCCGCTCCCGACGCCGGCGACATCGCCGCCCGCCTGCGCACCAGCCTCCCCCACCTCATCGACACCACCGCCCTCCCCGACGAGATCGTCGTCCTCGACCACATCCCGGTCACCGGCCGCACCAACAAACCCGACCGCAACGCCTTGCGCGAACTGCTCGCCCAGCGCCGACGGGCTTCGTAG
- a CDS encoding cytochrome P450, which yields MPGLLLLGRVARPIRKVPTLGWFVADPLVARQIYNDSTHFSIVSEGAAGHWWAQVIGDWVEDLFEGPGHTELRTKVRDLFTLAHTDALVERVIGPDLRDLRERLAAGETVDIAARAQILVGRSVSDLVGMRPEDIAAAIGGDHTDDQDTLFLRLFHHVEELVNLGFGTMASTTLDPVAVARARELATRLAVNVPTAYARADPDTTLGRCRELGLEVEHAAGLAILMAVAGTDTLASAMTRMVAIMHDTGEHRALLAAPDRLPDAVRETLRVTSPAYLVGRSVIADVRVADRDLRAGEHVKILTWTINNAVGDFAIHRDYVPETRQLWFGGGRHLCLGAQLVHSELTALLAALTADGRPWQIVERRYRRKVFIPTYETLRIRLAG from the coding sequence TTGCCCGGATTACTGCTGCTGGGGCGGGTCGCGCGGCCGATCCGCAAGGTCCCCACACTCGGCTGGTTCGTGGCGGATCCGCTGGTCGCGCGTCAGATCTACAACGACAGCACGCACTTCAGCATCGTCTCCGAGGGCGCGGCCGGGCACTGGTGGGCGCAGGTGATCGGCGACTGGGTCGAAGACCTGTTCGAAGGTCCGGGCCACACCGAATTGCGGACCAAGGTGCGTGACCTGTTCACCCTCGCCCACACCGACGCCCTGGTCGAGCGCGTCATCGGTCCCGACCTGCGTGACCTGCGCGAACGGCTCGCGGCGGGCGAGACCGTCGACATCGCCGCCCGCGCCCAGATCCTGGTCGGGCGCAGCGTGTCCGACCTGGTCGGCATGCGTCCCGAGGACATCGCCGCGGCCATCGGCGGCGACCACACCGACGATCAGGACACGCTGTTCCTGCGGCTGTTCCATCACGTCGAGGAGCTCGTCAACCTCGGATTCGGCACCATGGCGTCAACCACCCTCGACCCGGTGGCGGTGGCGCGCGCCCGCGAGCTGGCCACCCGGCTCGCCGTCAATGTCCCCACCGCTTACGCGCGCGCCGATCCCGACACCACGCTCGGTCGCTGCCGGGAACTCGGTCTCGAGGTCGAGCACGCGGCCGGGCTGGCCATCCTGATGGCGGTGGCGGGCACCGACACTCTCGCCAGCGCCATGACCAGGATGGTCGCGATCATGCACGACACCGGTGAGCACCGCGCCCTGCTCGCCGCGCCGGACCGGCTGCCCGACGCGGTGCGCGAGACCCTGCGGGTGACCAGTCCCGCCTACCTGGTCGGTCGCTCGGTCATCGCCGATGTGCGCGTCGCCGACCGTGATCTGCGCGCGGGCGAACACGTCAAGATCCTCACCTGGACGATCAACAACGCCGTCGGCGACTTCGCCATCCACCGCGACTACGTCCCCGAGACCCGCCAACTCTGGTTCGGCGGTGGCCGCCACCTGTGCCTGGGTGCCCAGCTCGTCCACTCCGAACTCACCGCCCTGCTGGCCGCCCTCACCGCCGACGGTCGCCCCTGGCAGATCGTCGAACGCCGCTACCGCCGCAAGGTTTTCATCCCCACCTACGAAACCCTGCGAATCCGCCTCGCGGGCTGA
- a CDS encoding type II toxin-antitoxin system Phd/YefM family antitoxin, with translation MKQIAQRDLRNDSGRVLAAVEAGESFIITRNGNPVAKLEPLVRRTFVPVAELARTSARLPHVDYAQWRADLDAMIDQEMPDRE, from the coding sequence ATGAAGCAGATCGCGCAACGCGACCTTCGCAACGACAGCGGAAGAGTGCTCGCCGCGGTCGAAGCGGGCGAGAGCTTCATCATCACCCGCAACGGCAATCCCGTGGCCAAACTGGAGCCGCTCGTCCGCCGGACCTTCGTGCCCGTGGCCGAACTCGCGCGGACCAGCGCACGGCTCCCGCATGTCGATTACGCCCAGTGGCGGGCCGATCTGGATGCCATGATCGACCAGGAAATGCCCGACCGTGAGTGA
- the secA gene encoding preprotein translocase subunit SecA — protein MPALTLTRLLRIGEGRMVKRLSNLADEVIAVGDEIELLTDEELRAKTDEFRQRHAEGETLDDLLLEAFAVAREASWRVLNQKHYKVQIMGGASLHLGNISEMKTGEGKTLTCVLPAYLNAISGDGVHVVTVNDYLAKRDAEWMGRVHRFLGLEVGVILGGMTPAERRVAYAADITYGTNNEFGFDYLRDNMTHSLDDLVQRGHNFAVVDEVDSILIDEARTPLIISGPADASSKWYAEFARIAPLLKKDLHYEVDIKKRTIGVHEAGVEFVEDQLGIDNLYEAANSPLVSYLNNAIKAKELYQRDKDYIVRDGDVIIVDEFTGRILVGRRYNEGMHQAIEAKEKVEIQPENQTLATITLQNYFRLYDKLSGMTGTAETEAAELHSIYNLGVVPIPTNKPMVRKDQADLIYKSEEAKFNAVVDDVVERHEKGQPVLIGTTSVERSEYLSKQFTKRGVAHSVLNAKFHEQEAQIIAEAGRPGAVTVATNMAGRGTDIVLGGNADIIADILLRKQGLDPVNTPDEYEAAWHSALEQVKKQTEDDAEKVREAGGLYVLGTERHESRRIDNQLRGRSGRQGDPGESRFYLSLGDELMRRFNGAALESIMTRLNLPDDVPIEAKMVSKAIKSAQTQVEQQNFEIRKNVLKYDEVMNQQRTVIYGERNRILRGEDMEGQVQNMITDVTTAYVDGATVEGYVEDWDLDKLWTALKTLYPVSLDHKELAGETVTGDAGELTRDELRQALLDDAHTAYEKREQEIDGLAGEGAMRNLERQVLLSVLDRKWREHLYEMDYLKEGIGLRAMAQRDPLVEYQREGFDMFAAMLEGLKEESVGFLFNLQVEVQQPAAPQPEGVSVDKNLRSPVGTRPQDAAPPAPQAPPALRAKGIDESAPKGLNYSGPAEDGRAQSHSDAQEYGGQQPNGTRRSRREAARSDAKGKGGKRRR, from the coding sequence GTGCCTGCGCTGACACTGACGAGGTTGCTACGGATTGGTGAAGGCCGCATGGTCAAGCGGCTCTCGAACCTCGCCGACGAGGTCATCGCGGTCGGTGACGAGATCGAGCTGCTCACCGACGAGGAGCTGCGCGCCAAGACCGACGAGTTCCGGCAGCGCCACGCCGAGGGTGAGACCCTCGACGACCTGCTGCTCGAGGCGTTCGCGGTGGCGCGTGAGGCGTCCTGGCGCGTGCTGAACCAGAAGCACTACAAGGTGCAGATCATGGGTGGCGCGTCGCTGCACCTGGGCAACATCTCGGAGATGAAGACCGGTGAGGGCAAGACCCTGACCTGTGTGCTGCCGGCCTACCTCAACGCGATCTCCGGCGACGGCGTGCACGTGGTCACCGTCAACGACTACCTCGCCAAGCGCGACGCCGAGTGGATGGGCCGCGTGCACCGCTTCCTCGGCCTCGAGGTCGGCGTGATCCTCGGCGGTATGACCCCGGCCGAGCGTCGTGTGGCCTACGCCGCCGACATCACCTACGGCACGAACAACGAATTCGGCTTCGACTACCTGCGCGACAACATGACCCACTCGCTGGACGATCTCGTCCAGCGCGGGCACAACTTCGCCGTGGTCGACGAGGTCGACTCCATTCTCATCGACGAGGCCCGCACCCCGCTGATCATCTCGGGCCCGGCCGACGCCTCGTCCAAGTGGTACGCCGAGTTCGCGCGCATCGCGCCGCTGCTGAAGAAGGACCTGCACTACGAGGTCGACATCAAGAAGCGCACCATCGGCGTGCACGAGGCGGGCGTGGAGTTCGTCGAGGACCAGCTCGGCATCGACAATCTCTACGAGGCCGCGAACTCCCCGCTGGTCAGCTACCTGAACAACGCCATCAAGGCCAAGGAGCTCTACCAGCGCGACAAGGACTACATCGTGCGCGACGGCGATGTGATCATCGTCGACGAGTTCACCGGCCGCATCTTGGTCGGGCGCCGCTACAACGAGGGCATGCACCAGGCGATCGAGGCCAAGGAGAAGGTCGAGATCCAGCCGGAGAACCAGACGCTGGCCACGATCACCCTGCAGAACTACTTCCGCCTCTACGACAAGCTCTCCGGCATGACCGGTACCGCCGAGACCGAGGCCGCCGAGCTGCACTCGATCTACAACCTCGGCGTGGTCCCGATCCCGACGAACAAGCCGATGGTCCGCAAGGACCAGGCCGACCTCATCTACAAGTCCGAAGAGGCCAAGTTCAACGCGGTCGTCGACGACGTGGTGGAGCGGCACGAGAAGGGTCAGCCGGTCCTGATCGGTACCACCAGCGTCGAGCGCTCGGAGTACCTGTCCAAGCAGTTCACCAAGCGCGGTGTGGCGCACTCGGTGCTGAACGCGAAGTTCCACGAGCAGGAAGCCCAGATCATCGCCGAGGCCGGTCGGCCCGGCGCGGTCACCGTCGCCACCAACATGGCCGGTCGTGGTACCGATATCGTGCTCGGTGGCAACGCCGACATCATCGCCGACATCCTGCTGCGCAAGCAGGGCCTCGACCCGGTGAACACCCCCGACGAGTACGAGGCCGCCTGGCATTCCGCGCTCGAGCAGGTCAAGAAGCAGACCGAGGACGACGCCGAGAAGGTGCGCGAGGCCGGTGGCCTCTACGTGCTGGGCACCGAGCGCCACGAATCGCGTCGTATCGACAACCAGTTGCGTGGCCGCTCCGGCCGTCAGGGTGACCCGGGCGAGTCCCGCTTCTACCTGTCCCTCGGTGACGAGCTGATGCGCCGCTTCAACGGTGCCGCGCTGGAGTCGATCATGACCCGGCTCAACCTGCCCGACGATGTGCCGATCGAGGCCAAGATGGTCTCCAAGGCCATCAAGAGCGCCCAGACCCAGGTCGAGCAGCAGAACTTCGAGATCCGCAAGAACGTCTTGAAGTACGACGAGGTGATGAACCAGCAGCGCACCGTCATCTACGGCGAGCGCAACCGGATCCTGCGTGGCGAGGACATGGAGGGTCAGGTCCAGAACATGATCACCGACGTGACCACCGCCTATGTCGACGGTGCCACCGTCGAGGGCTACGTCGAGGACTGGGACCTGGACAAGCTGTGGACCGCGCTCAAGACGCTGTACCCGGTGAGCCTGGACCACAAGGAACTCGCCGGCGAAACCGTCACCGGTGACGCGGGCGAACTCACCCGCGACGAACTGCGCCAGGCCCTGCTCGACGACGCGCACACCGCCTACGAGAAGCGCGAGCAGGAGATCGACGGCCTGGCCGGCGAGGGCGCCATGCGCAACCTGGAACGCCAGGTCCTGCTCTCGGTCCTGGACCGCAAGTGGCGCGAGCACCTCTACGAGATGGACTACCTCAAGGAGGGCATCGGCCTGCGCGCGATGGCCCAGCGCGACCCCCTGGTCGAATACCAGCGCGAGGGCTTCGACATGTTCGCCGCCATGCTGGAAGGCCTCAAGGAAGAGTCCGTCGGCTTTCTGTTCAACCTCCAGGTCGAGGTCCAGCAGCCCGCGGCTCCTCAGCCCGAGGGCGTCTCCGTCGACAAGAACCTCCGTTCCCCCGTCGGCACCCGCCCCCAGGACGCCGCCCCACCTGCTCCCCAGGCTCCGCCCGCGCTGCGCGCCAAGGGCATCGACGAGTCCGCCCCCAAGGGCCTGAACTACTCCGGCCCCGCCGAGGACGGCCGCGCCCAATCCCATTCCGACGCCCAGGAATACGGCGGCCAGCAGCCCAACGGCACCCGCCGCTCGCGCCGCGAAGCCGCCCGCTCCGACGCCAAGGGCAAGGGCGGCAAGCGCCGCCGCTGA